One part of the Rutidosis leptorrhynchoides isolate AG116_Rl617_1_P2 chromosome 1, CSIRO_AGI_Rlap_v1, whole genome shotgun sequence genome encodes these proteins:
- the LOC139866585 gene encoding cytochrome b-c1 complex subunit 9, mitochondrial-like, producing MSTAARRSGGLFEGLYKVIMRRNSVYVTFVITGALLGERAVDYGVHKLWENNNIGKRYEDISVLGQRPTE from the exons ATGAGTACGGCAGCTCGAAGATCCGGTGGGCTCTTTGAAGGTCTTTACAAAGTTATTATGCGCCGTAATTCCGTCTATGTCACCTTCGTTATCACTGGTGCTCTCCTTGGTGAACGG GCAGTTGATTATGGAGTTCATAAACTCTGGGAGAACAACAATATTGGA AAACGGTATGAGGACATTTCTGTGTTGGGACAGCGACCAACTGAATGA
- the LOC139890701 gene encoding glucan endo-1,3-beta-glucosidase 14-like — protein sequence MLYAQIDAVYSGIKALGHSDVQVRISETGWPSKGDVDEPGASVQNAGIYNRNLLQRMQQGQGTPAHPSQRIDIYVFALFNENLKPGPTSERNYGLYYPDGTPVYNLGVQGYLPSIDYSSSVKNTLCMYRLLVLLLGSSILFA from the exons ATGCTTTATGCTCAAATTGATGCGGTTTATTCGGGTATAAAGGCATTGGGTCATAGTGATGTTCAAGTTAGGATTTCTGAAACCGGGTGGCCTTCAAAAGGTGACGTGGATGAACCGGGGGCCAGTGTTCAAAATGCAGGGATTTACAATAGAAATTTGTTGCAAAGGATGCAACAGGGTCAAGGGACCCCGGCGCACCCATCACAACGAATTGATATTTACGTTTTTGCCCTTTTTAATGAGAATTTGAAGCCCGGTCCAACGTCTGAGAGAAACTATGGCTTGTACTATCCTGACGGTACGCCCGTTTACAACCTTGGTGTTCAAGGGTATCTTCCTAGCATTGATTATTCGTCTTCGGTGAAAAAT ACATTGTGTATGTACCGGCTTTTGGTATTGCTTCTTGGATCATCCATCCTATTTGCATAG